The Caldicellulosiruptor changbaiensis genome has a segment encoding these proteins:
- a CDS encoding glucose-1-phosphate adenylyltransferase: MNGLKREIIAMILAGGQGSRLKELTKANAKPAVEFGGKYRIIDFTLSNCTNSSIDVVGVLTQYQPFTLHCHIGIGTAWDLDRTKGGVYILPPHTNDSGGNWYKGTADAIYQNMNFVELFSPEYLLVLSGDHIYTMNYQEMLKFHKEKKADVTIACIEVPIQEASRFGIMNTKEDNRIYEFEEKPKHPKNNLASMGIYIFNWEKLKRYLKEDAKDENSDHDFGKNIIPKMLKGGEKLFAYPFRGYWKDVGTVESYWEANMDLLNESCPIDAPSCSLDLYNDEFKVYTSSIAYPPQYIAPGANVKKSMIVEGCSIWGEVYHSVLSYNVYVGKNAKVINSVILSNSHIEEGAVVENAIICSGAKVSKGCIVKGKPGKIAVVPENKNQSSNLILE, from the coding sequence ATGAACGGCCTTAAACGTGAAATCATAGCAATGATTTTGGCAGGTGGTCAAGGAAGCAGGTTAAAAGAACTTACTAAAGCAAATGCCAAGCCAGCGGTAGAGTTCGGAGGAAAGTACAGAATAATAGACTTTACTCTCAGCAACTGTACAAACTCATCAATTGACGTTGTCGGTGTTTTGACACAGTATCAGCCATTTACACTGCACTGTCACATCGGAATTGGAACTGCATGGGATTTGGACCGCACAAAAGGCGGTGTTTACATCCTGCCACCTCACACAAATGACAGTGGTGGAAACTGGTACAAAGGAACTGCAGATGCTATATATCAAAATATGAACTTTGTTGAACTCTTCTCACCAGAGTATCTTTTAGTACTGTCAGGCGATCACATCTATACTATGAACTATCAAGAAATGCTCAAATTCCACAAGGAGAAAAAGGCTGATGTGACAATTGCGTGTATTGAGGTGCCAATACAAGAAGCTTCAAGGTTTGGTATCATGAACACCAAAGAAGATAATAGAATCTACGAATTTGAAGAAAAGCCAAAGCATCCGAAGAACAACCTTGCATCTATGGGTATTTATATTTTTAACTGGGAAAAACTCAAAAGATATTTGAAAGAAGATGCAAAAGATGAAAATTCTGACCATGATTTTGGTAAAAATATTATCCCCAAGATGTTAAAAGGTGGTGAAAAACTATTTGCTTATCCTTTTAGAGGATACTGGAAAGACGTCGGAACGGTTGAGTCATACTGGGAGGCAAATATGGACCTTTTGAACGAAAGCTGTCCAATAGATGCTCCCAGCTGCAGTTTAGACCTTTATAATGATGAGTTTAAGGTATATACTTCATCAATTGCCTATCCTCCTCAGTACATAGCCCCAGGTGCAAATGTGAAAAAGTCCATGATAGTTGAGGGGTGTAGCATCTGGGGCGAGGTTTACCACTCGGTTCTGTCTTACAATGTCTACGTTGGTAAAAATGCAAAGGTTATAAACTCTGTAATTCTCAGTAACAGCCACATTGAAGAGGGTGCGGTTGTTGAAAATGCAATTATATGCTCTGGAGCAAAGGTTTCAAAAGGATGCATTGTGAAAGGAAAGCCCGGTAAAATTGCTGTTGTTCCTGAGAATAAAAACCAAAGCTCAAATTTAATTTTAGAATAA
- the glgD gene encoding glucose-1-phosphate adenylyltransferase subunit GlgD: protein MLTNYLGIVSLTENDSKLKSLTATRPLGSIPIFGRYRAIDFVLSNLVNAGVTNVGILAPTKSRSLIDHVGTGKPWDLNRKVDGLYIFNYSYDPPSISDIKLLKSNMEFLLRSKKEMVIFTSSHMICNIDFEEVAKYHEESNADITVVYKKVTNEDDLFLDAPTLILDQDSKVVGVGKNIGRRTLVNISLDMFLLSKEFLIECILGCLENGNCGSFRDFVYKNVQNMNVNAYEFKGYVGCINSISSYFKVSMDMLNVDIQSELFSKERPIYTKSNDSPPTRYFSTCEVENSFISNGCLIEGKVKNSIISRGVVIEKDAVVENSIIFPKCIIKSGAVLKNVILDKNVVIDSNATLIGHNKNPLVMEKHSEVDLSVLKEVKRV, encoded by the coding sequence ATGCTTACAAATTACTTGGGCATTGTGAGCCTTACAGAAAACGATAGTAAATTAAAAAGTTTAACTGCAACAAGGCCTTTAGGTTCAATTCCTATTTTTGGAAGATATAGAGCAATTGATTTTGTCCTCTCAAACCTTGTCAATGCAGGTGTCACAAATGTTGGAATTTTAGCTCCAACCAAATCAAGGTCACTTATTGATCATGTGGGAACAGGCAAGCCATGGGATTTAAATAGAAAAGTAGATGGTCTTTACATCTTTAACTATTCTTATGATCCACCTTCAATCAGTGATATAAAGCTTTTGAAAAGCAATATGGAGTTCTTGCTTCGCAGCAAAAAAGAAATGGTGATATTTACTTCATCGCACATGATTTGTAATATTGACTTTGAAGAAGTTGCAAAATACCATGAAGAGTCAAATGCTGATATTACAGTTGTTTACAAAAAGGTAACCAATGAAGATGATCTTTTCTTAGACGCACCAACCCTGATTTTAGACCAAGACTCAAAGGTCGTGGGAGTTGGGAAGAACATTGGGAGGCGCACACTTGTTAATATTTCCTTGGACATGTTTTTGCTTAGCAAAGAATTTTTAATCGAATGTATTTTAGGCTGTTTGGAAAACGGCAATTGTGGTTCGTTTAGGGATTTTGTGTACAAAAACGTCCAAAATATGAATGTAAATGCTTATGAGTTCAAAGGATACGTTGGATGTATAAATTCAATATCTTCATATTTCAAGGTGTCTATGGATATGCTAAACGTTGATATTCAATCAGAGCTTTTTTCAAAAGAAAGACCTATTTACACAAAATCCAACGACTCACCACCAACTCGATACTTTTCTACATGTGAGGTTGAAAACTCTTTTATTTCAAATGGCTGTTTAATTGAAGGAAAAGTAAAAAACAGCATAATTTCGCGTGGGGTTGTAATTGAAAAAGATGCAGTGGTAGAAAATAGTATAATATTTCCAAAGTGTATTATCAAAAGCGGAGCAGTTTTAAAAAACGTAATTCTTGACAAAAATGTTGTGATTGACTCAAACGCCACGTTGATTGGACATAACAAAAATCCTCTTGTAATGGAAAAACATAGTGAAGTTGATTTAAGTGTTCTAAAAGAGGTGAAAAGAGTATGA